The following DNA comes from Alphaproteobacteria bacterium HT1-32.
GACCTTCGCCGGATTGTTACTTTTATTGTTCAGGGGATGATCCGGTTTGTTCCCGAATGACAACTTTGCCAGATGCGGAACGGCCTAGGGCCGTCGTCCGCCACCTGCTGCCCGCATGGCCTCATGCAGTTTTTCAACCGGGATACCGAGCCGTTGGGCGGCGCTGTCGAAATCCGGTGGGGGCGGGCCCAGTGCACGGCGTAGGGTTTCGCCGTCTATTCCCAGCATTTCTCCGGCTTTGTTGAAGTCCGGGGGACCACCGGGACGGCCACCACCGCCCGGCCGGTCGTTATGCATCGAAGCAGATGCCCCGCCTCGTCCGCCTGACCCTCGTGTTGGCCCGCCCGGTCCCATTTTAAGGAAGCTGCGGTCCCGCTCTCCCTTCAGGCAACGGGGGATGACAGGCCAGTCCCGGGTCAGATAATAGGCATAGGTGCCATTGGGATAGTCGGGGGTGACGGTCTGGCGACCATTGCATTCATCCAGTGTGCCAAGACCGGCGACATATTCATAGTCTTCGATGAAGCTGCCATCGTAGCGCCCGCCCGGCCCGCCGGGACGTGATCCGGATTTGAGCCGCCAGCTTGGGGTGAGGTCGGCCACCGCCGACGCCGGGTTTTCCGGGTCGCTGTATCCATAACGCAGGTAAACCGGAAAACCGTCTGCCGCATAGGCGATCAGTTTTGAATGCCGGTCCGGGGTTACGTCCTCGACCAGTCCGGTCGGAATACCGTGATAGTGATAGGTGCCGTTTGGCTGTACATGCGCATTATGCTTGTCGAGGCCAAGGTCGACAGAAGAAGACAGTGGCTCGTACTGCCATCCGGAATTGCGGTCGCGCTGCCACCATTCCGCAGCGGAGGGATCAAAAGGGACACCATTTGTCGCAACGGCAAAAACATTCATGCCGACAGATGTCTGGCGACCGGTCAGCGCCGGATGCAGCGGCACACGAAAGGCTAATGACTGTTCGGAGATGCTGTTGGGGTTGCGCCGGTTGGGGAAATTGCCGGGAGAATGATCGGGTATCGCATTTGATGTGATGTAGCGATAGTCGCTGTCCGTCCGCACCGAGACCTTGTTGTCGGGCAGACCAAAGAATGCCTGAAGGCCGGCCTGTGCGAACAGCAGGATACTGGCCGTAAAAACGACTGTTCCGGTCCAGGTTTTAAATCCGGTTATTTTCATCATCAGATCCCCCGATACGGATGCGCGGATATGCTATCCCGATCCGGGATAAACTGGCTACTGTTTTGGCAGGCGGAAGGAAGGAATCAGAAGGGGGACTTTAACAGACCGACTTCCTGATAGAACTTCCGTGCGCCCGGATGCAGGGGAATACCGACCCCGTTCAGGGCAGCTTTCAGACGGATCTGGGCACCGCGCGGGTGGTTCTTTTCAAGCTTCTTGCGGCTGGTTTCGTGCCAGAGAGCACGGGTAACGCCATAGACCAGTTTCTCGTCCATGTCTTCGCGGGCAATCAGCTGGGCGGAGACATTGAGGGTCAGTGTCGCGGGAATTCCGGGATAATAATCAGCCGGGATGACACCGCCGGTGATGAAGCTGTACTTGGTGATCAACTCGTCAAAATCATCCCAGGTCAGCGGCACGAGGCGGATTTGCAGGCGCTGGGCCAGACCTGAAATCGAGGCGTCCGGATATCCGGTTACAAAGAAGGCTGCATCCAGTGCGCCGGCGGCAAGTGAGTCAGCCGCAGCACCGGGTTTCATGTAATAGGCTTCGTAATCGCCTTTCTTTATGCCGCGTTCGGCCAGCACGACATCGGTCATCACCGGCGTACCGGAACCCAGTTCGCCGACGGCAACCCGTCGTCCGGCAAGGTCGCTGAGATCTTCGATGTCGGAATCGGCGGGAACGACAAGATGCACGGCCTGCGGATAAAGCGAGCCTATTGCGCGGAGCGAACGTATCGGCTCCTGTCCCTTGTAGGGGCCAAGGCCGTAATAGGCCCAGAACGCGACATCGCCCTGTACCAGCGCCAGATCAAAATTCTTTGCCTGGATTTCGGTGATGTTTTCCACCGACCCCTCGCTGGAGGTGGCGGTGACGATAACGCCGGGGACGCCGCAGCTTCCACCGCGCTCGCAGTCCCGTGATCCCGGAGGGTTCGAGAAAATGCCGGCGAGCAATCCTCCCAGCGGGAAGACAGTTCCGCTGGCGGACCCGGTGCCCATATGCAGAAAGGTAAGCGTAGACGAGCTTGCCGTTGTCGCACCGATGACCACGGCCAGCGCCACGGCAATCCGGGTTGCGACGGTGAAACGGCGCTTGAGCATGCCTGTCCTGTAACCAAGAGGGAATTGTAACCAGTCAGGAAACTACGCCCGAACTGATTGAAAGGCAAAGATATTCAGGAACTTTATTGGAGTTCGGCAGATCAATTCTGCGTGCCCTGTCCGGGGAGCCCGCCGGAGCCTCGCTTTACGGTTGCCGGCTGGCCATCTCTGTTGCCACCCATTCCCGGAATGCAGGTGTGACCTGCTTCCAGACAGCTGTCCAGTCGCCGGGCCGGGGCTGGCGAAACAGTCGCATCGTCGGATACCAGGGGCAGTCGTCACGGTCGAGCAGCCAGCGCCAGTCTGCGTTATGGATCAGCAGGCACCAGGTCTTTGCCCCCACCGCCCCGGCCAGATGTGCAGGGGCTGAATCGATGGTGATGACGAGGTCCAGCTGGGACATGAAGGCAGCGGAATCTGCGAAGTCCTCAATCAGCGGATCAAGATCGGTGATCAGGGTTTCCGCGCCAAGCCGGACGATATCGTCCTTGCGGCCTCCTTTCTGGAAGCTGTAGAAGGCGACGCCGGGCATATCCATGATTTCGATGAAATGTTCAAGGCCACAGGAACGGTCTTTCGGTGTGGTCTTGCCGGCCCAGACGATGCCGACTTTCAGCTTTGCGCCATTGACGGCGGGCAGTTTCTTGCCGTGGATTTCAGGCGGGCCGAGATAGGGGACGGTGTTGGGCAGGGTCTCCATCGTCACGCCAAACATTTTGGGCAGGGACAGTAATGGATAATAGACATCACATTTCGGTGGTTTCTGTGCCTTGATCAGCATTTCGTCGACACCATCGACAGTGGCCAGCAGACGCAGCAGACCGGTCTGGCATTCTACGATCACCCGACCGGCACCCCGTTGCTTCACCAGCGGGATGAAGCGGGCCCATTCGATCATGTCGCCATAACCCTGTTCGGCATGCAGCAGGATCGACTTGCCGCCGAGATCCTTGCCATCCCACACCGGCATATCGAACTTGCGTGGGGGGCTGCGGTCCAGTTTCCAGCGCCATTCATAGTGATCGAACCCGCGTTTGTAATCGCCGATCAGCAGCCAGGTCAGCGCCCGGTCCCACAGGCAGTCGAAATAGTTGTCCCGCATGGCGATGGCGCGGTTGAAGCAATCCATCGCCTCCCGGATCTTGCCGAGATCCCGCAGCACCAGACCAAGATTATAGATACCCTCCGGCGCATCCCCCTTCAGCTCGACGGCCTTGCGATGGGCGACACAGGCTTCTTCAAGCCGTCCGACTTCCCGCAGCGCATTGCCCATGTTTGACCAGGCGCCGGGATTGTTCGGGCGCAGCGCAAGTGACCGTTTGTAGCAGGCGACGGCGGCCTCAAACTTGCCCTGGGCACGCAGCGCGACGCCCATATTGTTCAGGGCGTCGGCAAAATCCGGTTTCAGCCGGAGTGTTTCGGCATAGCCGGCCACGGCGGCATCCATACGACCTTTCTTGTGGTCATCTGCCGCCCGCGCGAACATCTGGATATGTGCCGGCTGGGCAGACAGGTCGGTCTGTGCTGCCGGTTGTGTGTTGGTATCGCCATTCATATCGGGATTAACCGTTGCCAGCGCCGGACCGTCAATAGGCTGCGTAGGATTTCTCTTCCACAAGGCTGGAGCCGAGCAGGATATTGATCTGTTTCTTTACATCAGCGCGGCGGTCATTGGTGCGATAGACAGCCCGTGCCAGCCTGATAAATGTCTCGCCAAAGTCACCATTGCGTTCGCAATCGCGGATGTCGTCCTCGATAACCCAGAGTTCTTCATTGATTGATTTCAGGCTGGCGGTCAGGGCGATCATCTCGTCTGACGCCCCGATATGCCGGTCCCGTGTCGCCGACAGGGTTTTCAGTTCGGTCTCGACATTGGCGAGCTTCGCCGGGTCTTCAATGCGCTCTGACTTGATTTCGAGAATCGTGATCTTGTCGATCAGTTCGCCTGGCGCGATCGGGGCAGAGAGTGTGATGCCGGACATGCGGGGTGCTTCGCTGGTTTCTGGACAGCCGGAAAATGGTCGAACACAAGCCGGAAAGCAATAGTCAGCGGGGAGCATTGCGCTGAATCAATGCGGAAGCCTGATTGACGGTGCGATAGTGCGACGTTGTGAACCGTCAGAACAATCGTCCGGGCAAAAGGGGGGGTGGCGCCGTTCTGAAAGAAAAACAGGGAGACGGGAATGCAGGACATTCTGAACGGACTGAGAAAGGACCATCGCAACATTCTGAGATTGCTGGATGCTTTCGCCCGCGAACTGAGCCTGCTCGATGCGGATGGCGAACCAGACTATGAATTGCTGGATGATATTCTGCGCTACAGTCTGGATTACCCGGATCAGTCTCATCACCGGACCGAAGAGTATCTCGTTCAGAGGCTGTTACAGGAATATCCGGATGTCAGGGATATTTTGCGGATCCTCCTCGGTGAGCATGAGGAACTGCGTTCTGCGGCTCTGGATATCCTGAATCTGTTGCGGCATCTTCTTGACGGTCAGGTCGTCGACAGAGAGGTTTTTTCCCGAAACTGTCGTTGTTTCATTGATAATTATCATCGGCATATCCGCCGGGAAGAAGCATTGCTGTTTCCACTGGTCGAGGATGTTCTGTCCACTGGCAAGGACCTCAATATATCCCGTGTGACTGCAGAGCCCCCTGTATCAGACGGCTTTCCGGACTCTGTGCGGGCGCGTCTGAAGCTTGTCGTGACTGTGCCCGACTAGCTTTCTGCGTTCGCAGGCCCCGGAGTATCGAGCAGGGATTGTGCGGGGCGCATGACCCGCAGCGCGGGCAGCTCAAAGGTAACAGTGGTCCCGACGCCGGCCTTGCTTTTGATTGTGATGTCTCCGCCATGTGCCTGGATGATGGCTCTGGAAAGCGCCAGCCCCAGTCCGACACCGCCTTCGTTGGCGACATGGGCGCTGTTTCCCGCCTGCCGGAATGGCTGCATGAGATGAGCAATGTCCTGCGCGTCGATGCCTGTGCCGGTATCGGAAATATCGATCTGAACAGCACCGTTTTTCATACGCTGCAGGGTGGTTGTGATGGTTCCGCCCTTCTTGGTGAATTTTACGGCATTGGATAACAGGTTCAGGGCAATCTGCGCGATGCCTCTGCGGTCGCCAATTACGAATACCGGCTGTTTGGTCCCTTCAGTGATGAATGTCAGGTCGCTGCTTTTTTCCCATGCCGTGACGATCCTGACCGTCTCGGTCAGCAGCGCTGCCAGATCAAAGCGGGATTCATGCAATGCCTGTTCGCCGAGTTCAATTTTCGAGATGTCGAGAATGTCATTGATCAGGGACAGGAGATGGTTTCCGCTGGCATTGATATCCTTGGCATATTCAAGATATTTCGGATGTTCCAGCGGCCCAAGATCGCCCCGGATCATGACCTGTGTCAGCCCCTGAATGGCATTCAGGGGAGTCCGGAGTTCGTGGCTCATATTGGCCAGAAAGGTTGTCTTGGCCCGTTCTGCGTCAAGTGCATGAAGGCGGGCCTGATCCAGTTCCTGATTTTGTTGCTGCAACTGGCGCATAAGCAGAATGACGCCTCCGAGGGGCAGCAACAGAACCAGAATAGTCAGTCCGGATATCTGGAGGCCATAGATCGTAAAGCTGCGGGTAATGCCGGTCCTGAATGCAGACATATCGACATAGACCTCGACAATAGCGACCCGACGCCCCTCGCGGATGACCGGAACATATGTTTCGACATAGAGGTCCGGGCGGTCAGGCTTGCCGGTTCCATCCGCGAGTTTCACATAGGGCTTTCCCGTGGCAAGAACGTTGATCGCCGTCTCATTGTGATCCGCCAGTCTGCTTTCCTGCTTTTCTGGTTTGGTGAGATCGTCAGAGACAAGTGACAGATTTCCGGATGCATCAAACAGCTTGAAGCGAAAGATGCGCCCCATCTGCCGGATACTTTCGAGCAGGGCGCGTTCTGCTGTATTCATCTGTCCGGTGTCGGCGATTTGTTCGATATTCGGTAATTGTAGGGCAATCAGAGTCGCGGCAGACAGGGATTCGTGCTCTGCCTGTTGTTTTATCAGGCTCTCCGCAACCTTTCCCATCAGGATGACACCGAGAGACGAGAGGATGATCAGGCCGCAGATACTGCCAAGCAGAATGCCCCGCGCGCCGACTTTCAT
Coding sequences within:
- a CDS encoding tetratricopeptide repeat protein, which gives rise to MNGDTNTQPAAQTDLSAQPAHIQMFARAADDHKKGRMDAAVAGYAETLRLKPDFADALNNMGVALRAQGKFEAAVACYKRSLALRPNNPGAWSNMGNALREVGRLEEACVAHRKAVELKGDAPEGIYNLGLVLRDLGKIREAMDCFNRAIAMRDNYFDCLWDRALTWLLIGDYKRGFDHYEWRWKLDRSPPRKFDMPVWDGKDLGGKSILLHAEQGYGDMIEWARFIPLVKQRGAGRVIVECQTGLLRLLATVDGVDEMLIKAQKPPKCDVYYPLLSLPKMFGVTMETLPNTVPYLGPPEIHGKKLPAVNGAKLKVGIVWAGKTTPKDRSCGLEHFIEIMDMPGVAFYSFQKGGRKDDIVRLGAETLITDLDPLIEDFADSAAFMSQLDLVITIDSAPAHLAGAVGAKTWCLLIHNADWRWLLDRDDCPWYPTMRLFRQPRPGDWTAVWKQVTPAFREWVATEMASRQP
- a CDS encoding TAXI family TRAP transporter solute-binding subunit, giving the protein MLKRRFTVATRIAVALAVVIGATTASSSTLTFLHMGTGSASGTVFPLGGLLAGIFSNPPGSRDCERGGSCGVPGVIVTATSSEGSVENITEIQAKNFDLALVQGDVAFWAYYGLGPYKGQEPIRSLRAIGSLYPQAVHLVVPADSDIEDLSDLAGRRVAVGELGSGTPVMTDVVLAERGIKKGDYEAYYMKPGAAADSLAAGALDAAFFVTGYPDASISGLAQRLQIRLVPLTWDDFDELITKYSFITGGVIPADYYPGIPATLTLNVSAQLIAREDMDEKLVYGVTRALWHETSRKKLEKNHPRGAQIRLKAALNGVGIPLHPGARKFYQEVGLLKSPF
- a CDS encoding YHYH protein, with amino-acid sequence MMKITGFKTWTGTVVFTASILLFAQAGLQAFFGLPDNKVSVRTDSDYRYITSNAIPDHSPGNFPNRRNPNSISEQSLAFRVPLHPALTGRQTSVGMNVFAVATNGVPFDPSAAEWWQRDRNSGWQYEPLSSSVDLGLDKHNAHVQPNGTYHYHGIPTGLVEDVTPDRHSKLIAYAADGFPVYLRYGYSDPENPASAVADLTPSWRLKSGSRPGGPGGRYDGSFIEDYEYVAGLGTLDECNGRQTVTPDYPNGTYAYYLTRDWPVIPRCLKGERDRSFLKMGPGGPTRGSGGRGGASASMHNDRPGGGGRPGGPPDFNKAGEMLGIDGETLRRALGPPPPDFDSAAQRLGIPVEKLHEAMRAAGGGRRP